A DNA window from Capnocytophaga sp. ARDL2 contains the following coding sequences:
- the ubiE gene encoding bifunctional demethylmenaquinone methyltransferase/2-methoxy-6-polyprenyl-1,4-benzoquinol methylase UbiE yields MKQEVKPYKDSQLGKKTQVKQMFDNISDNYDYLNRMMTFGTDIGWRKNVVKLVGEIQPKKVLDIATGTGDLAIMLAETQAEKIVGLDLSEGMLAVGRKKVEELKLSHKIEMIQGDSENLPFENDTFDAITVAFGVRNFENLEKGLGEILRVLKPGGIFVILESSVPTKFPFKQGYNLYTKSIVPLMGKLFSKDQEAYEYLSESMKKFPFGEKLNAILRNVGFNNVQHLPQTMGVATIYISKK; encoded by the coding sequence ATGAAACAAGAAGTAAAACCATATAAAGATTCTCAATTGGGTAAAAAAACTCAGGTAAAACAAATGTTTGACAATATTTCAGACAATTATGACTACCTCAATCGTATGATGACCTTTGGAACTGACATCGGTTGGAGAAAAAATGTGGTGAAACTTGTTGGCGAAATTCAACCTAAAAAAGTATTGGATATTGCCACAGGGACTGGAGATTTGGCTATCATGTTGGCAGAAACTCAAGCAGAAAAAATTGTAGGTTTAGATTTGTCAGAAGGAATGCTTGCAGTAGGAAGAAAAAAGGTCGAAGAGCTAAAATTGAGTCATAAAATAGAAATGATTCAAGGAGATTCTGAAAATTTACCTTTTGAAAATGATACGTTTGATGCCATTACGGTAGCATTTGGAGTGAGAAATTTTGAAAATTTAGAAAAAGGATTAGGAGAAATCTTACGAGTTTTGAAACCTGGAGGAATATTTGTGATTTTAGAATCTTCTGTTCCAACAAAATTTCCGTTTAAACAAGGTTATAATCTTTATACAAAATCAATTGTTCCTCTCATGGGAAAATTGTTTTCTAAAGATCAAGAAGCTTATGAATACTTGTCTGAATCGATGAAAAAATTTCCATTTGGAGAAAAATTAAACGCTATTTTGAGAAATGTAGGTTTTAACAATGTACAACATTTACCTCAAACAATGGGAGTAGCAACGATATATATATCAAAAAAATAA
- a CDS encoding porin family protein: protein MKKTIWTLILTVGVFCSMQAQNMFGKNPYKNLQDWDEQQMHYGYFLGFNRYDFKYEYPQSFYDKYGSNQIQVEGDTGFNVGLVGNLRIMEYLDLRFEPGLYYAKRTITYPHINNPIHKVKHLSSTYIHMPLLLKVSTMRTGNIRPYLVGGFSESLNLSARQNSKEDNYTGTFRMKKWTSNYELGFGVDLYFSTFKFSPSIRGVFGMQDEMIRDGNINSIFTGNVDALRTRAVFINFTFH, encoded by the coding sequence ATGAAAAAAACTATATGGACACTCATTTTGACGGTTGGTGTTTTTTGCTCGATGCAAGCACAAAATATGTTTGGTAAAAATCCTTACAAAAATCTTCAAGATTGGGATGAACAACAAATGCATTATGGATATTTCTTAGGGTTTAATCGCTATGATTTCAAATACGAATATCCACAATCTTTTTATGACAAATACGGAAGCAATCAAATTCAAGTAGAAGGCGACACAGGATTTAATGTTGGATTGGTGGGAAATCTTCGCATAATGGAATATTTAGATTTGAGATTCGAACCAGGTTTGTATTATGCAAAACGAACTATAACCTATCCTCATATCAACAATCCTATTCATAAGGTAAAGCATTTGTCGAGCACCTATATTCACATGCCTTTGTTGTTGAAGGTTTCTACTATGCGTACAGGGAATATTCGTCCGTATTTGGTAGGAGGATTTTCTGAAAGTTTGAATTTGAGTGCAAGACAAAATTCAAAAGAAGACAATTACACAGGAACATTTCGAATGAAAAAATGGACATCAAACTACGAATTGGGATTTGGTGTGGATTTGTATTTTTCAACATTTAAATTTTCTCCTTCTATCCGAGGAGTATTTGGAATGCAAGACGAAATGATTCGCGATGGTAATATCAATTCTATTTTTACAGGAAATGTGGATGCATTGAGAACCAGAGCGGTATTTATAAACTTTACTTTTCACTAA
- the recR gene encoding recombination mediator RecR, with product MDFPSKLLEKAVEEMAQLPGIGKRTALRLVLHLLRQPSSMTQSLTTALSNLREQVQYCKECFTLSDTEYCHICSNVSRDHQLVCVVEDIRDVMAIENTQLYKGIYHVLGGKISPIDGIGPSQLHIAPLVEKVKNDQVKELIFALSSTIEGDTTNFYIYKQIEQYGIKTSIIARGIAVGDELQYADEVTLGRSLINRVPFDTSLKAE from the coding sequence ATGGATTTTCCTTCAAAATTATTAGAAAAAGCTGTTGAAGAAATGGCTCAATTACCTGGAATAGGTAAGCGTACTGCCTTGCGATTGGTGTTGCATTTGTTGCGACAACCATCTTCTATGACACAGTCGCTGACTACCGCATTGAGCAATTTGAGAGAGCAGGTGCAGTATTGCAAAGAATGTTTTACGCTTTCAGATACGGAATATTGTCATATTTGTAGCAATGTCAGTAGAGATCATCAATTGGTGTGTGTGGTAGAAGATATACGCGATGTAATGGCTATTGAAAATACGCAATTATACAAGGGAATTTATCATGTGTTGGGAGGGAAAATTTCTCCAATCGATGGAATTGGTCCAAGTCAGTTACACATTGCACCTTTGGTAGAAAAAGTGAAAAACGATCAAGTGAAAGAATTGATTTTTGCTTTGAGTTCTACTATCGAAGGAGATACCACCAATTTTTATATTTACAAACAAATTGAACAATACGGTATCAAAACTTCCATTATTGCAAGAGGTATAGCAGTAGGAGACGAATTGCAGTATGCAGATGAGGTAACGCTTGGTCGCAGTTTGATAAATCGCGTACCTTTTGATACAAGTTTGAAAGCGGAGTAA
- a CDS encoding formate--tetrahydrofolate ligase, protein MEIAQSADIQPIKNIAEKIGINSDDLEQYGKYKAKIPLNYIDEEKIKKSKLILVTAINPTPAGEGKTTVSVGLCDGLNKIGKKAIAVLREPSLGPVFGIKGGAAGGGYAQVIPMVDINLHFTGDFAAVEKANNLLSALIDNNLQNKKHSLNIDPKTIVWKRVMDMNDRALRNIIIGIGDKNGTTREDGFNITPASEVMAILCLSKDFNDLKERLGNIFVGYTYDKKPVYTRDLKAENAMAILLRDAIKPNLVQTLEGNAAILHGGPFANIAQGTNTIIATKMGLSLGDYVVTEAGFGGDLGAEKFIDIKCRYGNLQPDAYVIVATVRALRYHGGAKKDEYGSPNLEYLKKGFGNLQKHIENAGNYNLQPIVAINHFATDSEEEIQYIKDECAKLGVKAILADEFTMGGEGMKELAAEVVASTESQRDDFQFLYPLEMSIEEKIETIAKKVYGATSVNYAQKAKSDLKIIKELGFDSLPICMAKTQKSLSDDEKKIGRPTDFEVTVREFEFASGAGFIIPILGDMMRMPGLPAVPAAEGMHIDENGNITGLS, encoded by the coding sequence ATTGAAATTGCACAAAGTGCAGACATACAACCAATAAAAAATATTGCTGAGAAAATCGGCATCAACTCAGATGATTTGGAACAATATGGTAAATACAAAGCTAAAATTCCATTGAACTACATCGACGAGGAAAAAATCAAAAAATCAAAATTAATATTGGTTACAGCTATCAATCCAACACCTGCTGGAGAAGGGAAAACAACCGTTTCGGTGGGATTGTGCGACGGATTGAACAAAATCGGTAAAAAAGCCATCGCTGTACTTCGTGAACCTTCACTTGGACCTGTTTTCGGAATCAAAGGAGGAGCTGCTGGTGGTGGATATGCTCAAGTGATTCCGATGGTGGATATCAACTTGCATTTTACAGGCGATTTTGCAGCAGTTGAAAAAGCTAACAATTTGCTTTCTGCATTGATTGACAACAATCTACAAAATAAAAAACACAGCCTAAACATTGACCCAAAAACCATTGTGTGGAAACGCGTAATGGATATGAACGATCGTGCGTTGCGTAATATCATCATCGGTATTGGCGACAAAAACGGAACGACTCGCGAAGACGGATTCAATATTACACCTGCATCGGAAGTAATGGCGATTTTGTGTTTGAGCAAAGATTTCAATGACTTGAAAGAGCGATTAGGAAATATTTTCGTTGGTTATACTTATGACAAAAAGCCAGTCTATACTCGTGATTTGAAAGCCGAAAACGCAATGGCTATATTGTTGAGAGATGCGATAAAGCCCAATTTAGTTCAGACTTTGGAAGGCAACGCAGCGATTTTGCACGGAGGACCATTTGCTAATATTGCTCAAGGAACCAACACGATTATCGCTACTAAAATGGGATTGTCGTTAGGAGATTATGTCGTAACCGAAGCAGGATTTGGAGGTGATTTGGGAGCAGAAAAATTCATCGACATCAAGTGTCGTTACGGAAATTTACAGCCCGATGCTTATGTGATTGTGGCTACGGTGAGAGCCTTGCGTTATCACGGAGGAGCAAAAAAAGATGAATACGGAAGTCCAAATTTAGAATATTTGAAAAAAGGTTTTGGTAATTTGCAAAAACACATCGAAAATGCAGGAAATTACAACTTACAACCCATAGTTGCCATCAATCATTTTGCAACAGATTCGGAAGAAGAAATCCAATACATCAAAGATGAATGTGCAAAATTGGGAGTAAAAGCCATTTTGGCAGACGAATTTACAATGGGAGGAGAAGGAATGAAAGAATTGGCGGCTGAAGTAGTAGCAAGTACCGAATCACAAAGAGATGATTTTCAATTTTTATATCCGTTGGAAATGAGTATTGAGGAAAAAATTGAAACCATTGCCAAGAAAGTTTACGGAGCAACAAGTGTAAATTACGCACAAAAAGCCAAATCCGACTTGAAAATCATCAAAGAATTGGGATTTGATTCCTTGCCAATTTGTATGGCAAAAACTCAAAAATCATTGAGTGATGACGAAAAGAAAATTGGAAGACCAACCGATTTTGAAGTTACCGTAAGAGAATTTGAGTTTGCTTCAGGAGCTGGATTTATCATTCCAATTTTAGGAGATATGATGCGTATGCCAGGGCTACCAGCAGTACCAGCTGCCGAAGGAATGCACATTGACGAAAACGGAAATATCACAGGTTTGAGTTAG
- a CDS encoding MBL fold metallo-hydrolase, whose product MIIHFLGTGTSQGVPIIGVDDPVCQSDDPRDNRLRTSVWVEWDGVDIVIDCGPDFRYQMLRAKNRNIDAIVFTHEHSDHTAGLDDIRPYCFAEGKIMPFFAQQRVLDSIIKRFDYFFCTVDRYPGAPNVLLNPIEDFQKFDVKGKEIQSFPVTHGKLPILGYKFDNFAYITDSTFLKDEVYELLNGVEVLVINCLRKEPHPSHNHLELALEHIKKIAPKKAYLTHIGFQLGLHEEVQKELPEHVFLAYDGLILEI is encoded by the coding sequence GTGATAATACATTTTTTAGGAACTGGAACTTCTCAAGGTGTACCTATTATTGGGGTTGATGATCCTGTATGTCAGAGTGATGACCCGAGGGACAATCGTTTGCGTACTTCTGTGTGGGTAGAGTGGGACGGTGTGGATATTGTTATCGATTGTGGTCCTGATTTTCGCTATCAAATGTTGAGAGCAAAAAATAGAAATATCGACGCCATCGTATTTACCCACGAACATAGCGACCATACAGCTGGTTTGGACGATATTCGTCCGTATTGTTTTGCGGAAGGAAAGATTATGCCTTTTTTTGCTCAACAAAGGGTGTTGGATAGCATTATCAAAAGGTTTGATTACTTTTTTTGTACTGTGGATAGATATCCAGGTGCTCCCAATGTATTGTTGAATCCGATTGAAGACTTTCAAAAATTTGATGTAAAAGGTAAAGAAATTCAATCTTTTCCTGTTACTCACGGAAAACTTCCTATTTTGGGCTATAAATTTGATAATTTTGCATACATAACCGATAGTACTTTCCTAAAAGATGAGGTGTATGAATTACTCAATGGAGTAGAGGTGTTGGTCATCAATTGTTTGCGAAAAGAACCACATCCTTCGCACAATCACTTAGAATTGGCATTGGAGCATATTAAAAAAATTGCTCCCAAAAAAGCCTATTTGACACATATTGGTTTTCAATTGGGCTTGCATGAAGAGGTACAAAAAGAATTGCCTGAACATGTGTTTTTGGCGTATGACGGATTAATTTTAGAAATTTAA
- the kdsA gene encoding 3-deoxy-8-phosphooctulonate synthase, which produces MNLSNIPNIKHLDSKNFFVLAGPCAIEGEEMAFKIAERLLTITDKLNIPLVFKGSFKKANRSRIDSFTGIGDEKALKILEKVGREFQVPTVTDIHESSDAALAAEYVDILQIPAFLVRQTDLVIAAANTGKTVNLKKGQFMSPESMKHAVQKVLDSHNENVMVTDRGTMFGYQDMIVDFRGIPTMQQYATTVLDITHSLQQPNQMSGVTGGRPDLIETIAKAGIAVGVDGIFIETHHDPANAKSDGANMLHLDYFENLMKKLVAIRQVVVE; this is translated from the coding sequence ATGAACCTATCAAACATACCAAATATCAAACATTTAGACTCAAAAAACTTTTTTGTTTTAGCGGGTCCTTGTGCCATAGAAGGCGAAGAAATGGCATTTAAAATTGCCGAAAGATTGCTGACCATTACAGACAAACTCAACATTCCATTGGTGTTTAAGGGAAGTTTCAAAAAGGCAAATCGCAGTAGAATCGACTCATTTACAGGAATCGGCGATGAAAAAGCCTTGAAAATCCTCGAAAAAGTTGGAAGAGAATTTCAAGTGCCTACCGTTACCGATATACACGAAAGCAGCGATGCCGCATTGGCAGCCGAATATGTAGATATTCTGCAAATTCCAGCATTTTTGGTTCGTCAGACCGATTTGGTAATAGCAGCGGCAAATACTGGAAAAACGGTAAATTTGAAAAAAGGACAATTTATGAGTCCAGAAAGTATGAAACACGCCGTGCAGAAAGTATTAGATTCGCACAACGAAAATGTGATGGTTACCGACCGTGGGACGATGTTTGGCTATCAGGATATGATTGTAGATTTTAGAGGAATTCCGACGATGCAACAATACGCAACTACAGTTTTGGATATTACACATTCATTGCAACAACCCAATCAGATGAGTGGTGTAACAGGTGGAAGACCCGATTTGATTGAAACCATTGCCAAAGCAGGAATCGCTGTAGGAGTGGATGGAATTTTTATCGAAACACACCACGATCCAGCCAATGCAAAAAGCGACGGAGCCAATATGCTACATTTGGATTATTTTGAAAATCTGATGAAAAAATTGGTAGCTATTCGTCAAGTAGTTGTGGAATAA
- a CDS encoding DUF4199 domain-containing protein: protein MEKFGIEIKWAAIFTLFSCVWAFGEKQLGIHQDFSNIVFSTLALFLAQIILILIFFIDKKKNFFANEATFSQLFKSGLFYTGIITLLSPLAIYIIYQSISPEYFDNLINYQLAKGRFTKESLLETHNIDVKIREGVTYTLSMGVIFSALFATVFKKK, encoded by the coding sequence ATGGAAAAATTTGGAATAGAAATCAAATGGGCAGCGATTTTTACGCTATTTTCATGTGTTTGGGCGTTTGGCGAAAAACAATTAGGCATACACCAAGATTTTAGCAATATTGTTTTCAGTACATTAGCTTTGTTTTTGGCACAAATCATATTGATTTTGATATTTTTTATAGACAAAAAGAAAAATTTCTTTGCCAATGAAGCAACATTTAGCCAATTGTTCAAATCAGGATTGTTTTATACAGGAATAATTACCTTGTTGAGTCCATTGGCTATTTACATTATTTATCAATCGATTAGCCCAGAGTATTTCGACAATCTCATCAACTATCAATTAGCAAAAGGAAGATTTACCAAAGAAAGTTTACTCGAAACTCACAACATCGATGTAAAAATCCGTGAAGGAGTAACCTATACCCTTTCTATGGGGGTAATTTTTTCTGCATTATTTGCAACGGTTTTTAAAAAAAAATAA
- a CDS encoding PstS family phosphate ABC transporter substrate-binding protein encodes MKKYFFAIITLLSINACKDTKTQETSETHTTGSTTIWVDESIAPLAEDITTVFERYYDRASIEIKTSNATSITNSLLKNDISLAMISRDLTEKEIKHISQRIAPTIIPVAKEAVVFITHKTNKDSLLNFQKFLLELKEPNSDKIIVFDNANSTITKMIQEQGEIDFNQKNMYYMNNTKEVIEYISQNPKAIGIVGSNWMLNMYDNNEENIAHLRTMKLWNETQKQYIKPSQSTLADNTYPLVRTINIVDIKGAAGLGRGLASFAASDKGQRIVLKSGLMPIEIPPREIVVK; translated from the coding sequence ATGAAAAAGTACTTTTTCGCCATAATAACTTTGCTATCAATCAACGCTTGTAAAGACACAAAAACTCAAGAAACAAGCGAAACGCATACAACCGGATCTACAACGATTTGGGTGGATGAATCCATTGCACCCTTAGCTGAAGACATTACAACAGTATTTGAAAGATATTATGACAGAGCTTCGATTGAAATAAAAACGTCCAATGCAACCTCTATCACCAATAGTTTGCTAAAAAATGATATTTCTTTAGCAATGATTTCTCGTGATTTGACAGAAAAAGAAATCAAACACATTTCTCAACGCATTGCACCCACAATTATTCCTGTGGCAAAAGAAGCTGTAGTATTCATCACTCATAAAACGAATAAGGACAGTTTGCTGAACTTTCAAAAGTTTTTACTCGAGTTAAAAGAACCCAATTCAGATAAAATCATCGTGTTTGACAATGCTAATTCGACGATTACAAAAATGATTCAGGAACAAGGTGAAATAGACTTCAATCAAAAAAACATGTATTATATGAACAATACAAAAGAAGTCATCGAATATATTTCACAAAATCCCAAAGCCATAGGAATCGTTGGTAGTAATTGGATGCTAAACATGTATGACAATAATGAAGAAAACATAGCACATTTGCGAACAATGAAATTGTGGAATGAAACTCAAAAACAATATATAAAACCCTCACAATCTACCCTGGCTGACAATACCTATCCATTGGTACGTACCATCAACATAGTAGATATCAAAGGAGCAGCAGGATTAGGCAGAGGATTGGCGAGTTTTGCAGCCAGTGACAAAGGACAACGCATCGTACTAAAATCAGGTTTGATGCCTATAGAAATACCACCAAGAGAAATTGTTGTAAAATAG
- a CDS encoding DUF6646 family protein: MKKLFLTALFSIGSFSANAQYFVQVVEKIDYKTHFGYINVGGISGVEFETSARYENKPIVVGSEIQYLFLPKLPSSVTVGDMTFDVTYDKVKRFMQGFNAGVYFRGHLGSLWDLNKDILDPYIGLNVGTNAIGGHIGARYMVTPYIGFYAKAQYNFSGSLGGFLDSEEGWGNPYKNQFLGAAGIVLDLF, translated from the coding sequence ATGAAAAAATTATTTCTAACCGCACTATTTTCAATAGGAAGTTTTAGTGCAAATGCTCAATACTTTGTACAAGTAGTTGAAAAAATTGATTACAAAACTCATTTTGGATACATCAACGTAGGAGGTATCTCAGGTGTAGAATTTGAAACGAGTGCAAGATATGAAAACAAACCAATCGTTGTAGGTTCAGAAATTCAATACTTATTTTTACCGAAACTACCATCATCAGTTACAGTAGGCGACATGACTTTTGATGTAACTTATGACAAAGTAAAACGCTTTATGCAAGGATTTAATGCTGGTGTATATTTTAGAGGTCATTTAGGTAGTCTTTGGGATTTGAACAAAGATATTCTTGACCCTTATATAGGATTAAACGTTGGTACAAATGCAATTGGAGGACATATCGGTGCTCGATACATGGTTACTCCATATATTGGTTTTTATGCAAAAGCTCAGTATAACTTTTCTGGATCTTTGGGAGGATTTTTAGATTCTGAAGAAGGATGGGGAAATCCATACAAAAATCAGTTTTTAGGTGCAGCTGGTATTGTACTTGACTTGTTTTAA
- a CDS encoding TonB-dependent receptor → MDTELILPGDRVLKHQHSIRDKALKINLNKNIYGSFSEIGAGQETARHFFRAGAASRTIAKTMSAYDKQFSDAIYTTEADGRYVTETRLRKMLDYEFNLLLDRIDPTINPERYYFSFANTVATIDFAKKFKGHGWLGVKFQTCPGEKVNEIVVHVQFKENDANLQQQTLGILGVNLIYGAFYYNHSPKKLIDQLYDHLDTDQIEIDTINFSGPCFEKVDNRLMSLYLVKSHMTEAVMFSPDAKNVLPANVLFKKNVLILRGSFRPVTTVNINMYKKSLDLFLKENNLSEENTQVIFEITLYNLLKQGDLDENDFLSRAELLCALGYTVMVSNFKEYFKVIDYCSQYSQEFKALTIGVNSLYEIFNERHYHDLSGGVLEGLGRLFKDNLKIYLYPIIDKKTEEITSSKNLKLTCQDMQPFYEYFVNKKQIIDIENYEFKNLKIFSQDVLDRLKNNDESWKTMVPDEVAEIIEKRNLFRE, encoded by the coding sequence ATGGATACTGAATTGATATTGCCTGGAGATAGAGTGCTAAAACATCAGCATTCAATCCGAGATAAAGCGTTAAAAATCAACTTAAACAAAAATATTTACGGTTCGTTTTCAGAAATTGGTGCTGGTCAAGAAACGGCTCGACACTTTTTCCGTGCTGGGGCGGCTTCGCGTACCATTGCAAAAACCATGTCTGCCTACGACAAGCAGTTTAGCGACGCTATTTATACTACCGAAGCTGATGGTCGCTATGTAACCGAAACGCGTTTGCGTAAAATGCTCGATTATGAATTTAACCTCCTACTCGACCGCATCGACCCTACAATCAACCCTGAACGCTACTATTTTAGCTTTGCCAATACAGTGGCGACTATCGATTTTGCGAAAAAATTTAAAGGTCATGGTTGGCTTGGGGTAAAGTTTCAAACTTGTCCTGGGGAAAAAGTCAACGAAATCGTTGTACATGTACAGTTCAAAGAAAACGATGCCAATCTACAACAGCAAACTCTTGGGATACTTGGTGTAAACCTTATTTACGGTGCGTTTTATTACAATCACTCTCCCAAGAAACTCATCGACCAATTGTACGACCACCTCGACACAGACCAAATTGAGATAGATACCATCAATTTTAGTGGGCCGTGTTTTGAAAAAGTTGACAACCGTTTGATGAGTTTGTATTTGGTAAAAAGCCACATGACCGAAGCGGTAATGTTTTCTCCTGACGCAAAAAATGTACTTCCTGCCAATGTGCTTTTCAAGAAAAATGTATTGATTCTTAGGGGAAGTTTCCGTCCTGTGACAACGGTAAACATTAATATGTATAAAAAATCCTTGGATTTGTTTTTGAAAGAAAATAATCTTTCAGAGGAAAACACTCAAGTGATTTTTGAAATTACATTGTACAATCTTTTGAAACAAGGAGATTTGGATGAAAACGATTTCCTTTCTCGTGCCGAATTATTATGTGCATTAGGCTACACGGTGATGGTTTCAAATTTCAAGGAATATTTCAAAGTGATTGATTATTGTTCGCAGTATTCTCAAGAATTTAAGGCATTGACGATTGGAGTAAATTCGTTGTATGAAATTTTCAATGAAAGACATTACCACGATTTGAGCGGTGGGGTTTTGGAAGGATTGGGACGCTTGTTTAAAGACAATTTAAAAATCTATTTGTATCCGATTATCGACAAAAAAACAGAAGAAATCACTTCGTCGAAAAATTTAAAATTGACTTGTCAAGACATGCAACCATTTTACGAATATTTTGTTAACAAAAAACAAATCATAGACATTGAAAATTACGAATTTAAAAACTTGAAAATTTTCTCTCAAGATGTATTAGACCGATTGAAAAATAACGACGAAAGTTGGAAAACAATGGTGCCTGACGAAGTTGCCGAAATCATCGAAAAACGCAATTTATTTAGAGAATAA
- a CDS encoding tetratricopeptide repeat protein has protein sequence MNKKITLTFALISATLSAQNPMMDAEKVIAYGHFDVAKKYYKEELEKDASRGDFYYNLGRIHLAQNQKDSAELYFKEGLRAARNADINNLGIAFLSLENGKDKEALSKMKAYVLADKKINPEKILQSAKIYLESSKPNAERALEFALEAQTHDKKSVNAKLIEADAHLADGVKKIAELRYKQILRDQPKNVEAMLRLAKIHLIENNYPEAIALYKQAAEIEPGNPQIHKDAAFAYRDYAKFSNNNAYKKEAAASYKEFYKLVPESFDIDNQYGEFIVGLRDFNAVTELVENRWETRGDNFQMYRFAAVSAFENENSESSLLYSEKYFDVQDKVQKLTAVDYFYLGLGQVMQATKHKNTDEKLFSKGIENMKIGIQNDASLANYIYDKGLTLFQKNLYKEAYQVFDLGTKNENVEHFISNLYYKGACLFMTQDDPITSDPLSKANDCFEKVLSLAPNTHEAYIMNARTYDRKGDKFHQKSIDNYKKFIEAINSKDYGTTNEINEMKVEAYTNIGDFYRYSDRGRARANFQKVLSIDPNNQYAKKALNSL, from the coding sequence ATGAATAAAAAAATTACATTGACATTCGCTTTAATTTCAGCGACACTTTCTGCACAAAATCCTATGATGGATGCAGAAAAAGTAATTGCATATGGACATTTTGATGTTGCAAAAAAATATTACAAAGAAGAGTTAGAAAAAGACGCTTCGAGAGGAGATTTCTACTACAACTTAGGAAGAATTCATTTGGCACAAAACCAAAAAGATTCGGCTGAATTGTACTTTAAAGAAGGACTAAGAGCAGCTCGAAATGCTGATATTAATAATTTAGGTATTGCATTTTTGTCTTTAGAAAACGGAAAAGACAAAGAAGCATTGTCTAAGATGAAGGCTTATGTTTTGGCTGATAAAAAAATCAATCCAGAAAAAATCTTACAATCTGCAAAAATCTATTTAGAAAGTTCAAAACCAAATGCAGAAAGAGCATTGGAATTTGCTTTAGAAGCACAAACTCATGACAAGAAAAGTGTTAATGCCAAATTAATTGAGGCTGATGCACACTTGGCAGATGGAGTAAAGAAAATTGCTGAATTGAGATACAAACAAATATTGAGAGACCAGCCAAAAAATGTAGAAGCTATGTTGCGTTTGGCTAAAATTCACTTGATTGAAAACAATTATCCAGAGGCAATTGCTTTGTACAAACAAGCAGCTGAAATCGAACCAGGAAATCCACAAATACACAAAGATGCTGCCTTTGCTTATAGAGATTATGCAAAATTTTCAAATAATAATGCCTACAAAAAAGAAGCAGCAGCAAGTTATAAAGAATTTTATAAATTAGTACCTGAAAGTTTTGATATAGATAACCAATACGGAGAGTTTATCGTAGGTTTGAGAGACTTTAATGCTGTGACTGAATTGGTGGAAAACCGTTGGGAAACAAGAGGAGACAATTTCCAAATGTACCGTTTTGCAGCTGTATCAGCATTTGAAAATGAAAATTCTGAAAGTTCGCTTTTGTATTCTGAAAAATATTTTGACGTTCAAGACAAAGTACAAAAATTAACAGCTGTTGATTATTTCTACTTAGGATTAGGTCAAGTGATGCAAGCGACGAAACATAAAAACACAGACGAAAAATTGTTTTCTAAAGGAATCGAAAACATGAAAATAGGTATTCAAAACGACGCTTCATTAGCAAATTATATTTATGACAAAGGATTGACTTTGTTCCAAAAAAATCTTTACAAAGAGGCATATCAAGTTTTTGATTTAGGTACAAAAAATGAAAATGTAGAGCATTTTATTTCAAACTTGTACTACAAAGGAGCGTGTTTGTTTATGACTCAAGACGACCCAATCACATCAGATCCGCTATCAAAAGCAAATGATTGTTTTGAAAAAGTGCTTTCATTGGCTCCTAATACACACGAAGCGTATATTATGAATGCACGTACATACGACAGAAAGGGAGATAAATTCCATCAAAAATCTATTGACAATTACAAAAAATTCATTGAGGCTATAAACAGTAAAGATTATGGTACTACAAATGAAATCAATGAGATGAAGGTAGAAGCATATACAAACATTGGCGATTTTTATAGATACTCTGACAGAGGAAGAGCGAGAGCTAATTTCCAAAAAGTTTTATCTATTGACCCTAATAATCAATATGCTAAAAAAGCTTTGAACTCTTTATAA